The DNA window ACGACCGGCGTCAAAGAATACAATGTGAACATGGCCGCGACCTTCCTCACCGCGCTGCCGCCGCTTCTCATCTACATTCTTTCCGGACGCTATTTTGCGCGCGGCCTCGCCGCCGGCGCGGTGAAGGGCTAAAGCAATGACACAGATTTCCGTTATCGATGCAAACAAGTCCTTCGGGCAGCAGCATATCCTTCGCGATATCAATCTTTCGATTGCCAGCGGCGAATTCATTGTCCTCCTCGGCTCTTCCGGCTGCGGAAAGTCGACGCTGCTAAACGTCATCGCCGGGCTCGAAGATCTCGACACCGGCAAGATTATCGCCGGCGATCAGGATGTAACCAATGTTGATTCCAGCCGCCGCAAGATGTCGATGGTGTTTCAGTCCTACGCGCTCTACCCAACGATGACGGTGCGCAAGAACCTCGGCTTCGGCCTGCGCGTTAACAAGGTGCCGAAGGCGGAGATCGCCAAGCGCGTCGAATGGGCTGCCAACCTGCTGCAGCTGGCGCCGCTGCTGGATCGCCGCCCGTCGCAGCTTTCCGGTGGCCAGCGCCAGCGCGTGGCAATCGGCCGGGCGCTGGTGCGCCGCAGCCCGATCTGCCTTTTCGACGAGCCTTTGTCGAACCTCGATGCCAAGCTACGCACCGAGATGCGACTGGAGATCAAGAAGCTGCATCAGGAGTTGCGCAGCACCATCGTCTACGTCACCCACGACCAGATCGAAGCGATGACGCTGGCAACCCGCGTTGCCGTCATGAAGAGCGGCAAGATCGAACAGTATGCGTCGCCGGACGAACTCTATGAGAAGCCCGAGACCTTGTTCGTCGCCGGCTTCGTCGGCTCGCCGGGCATGAACCTGCTCTCCGCTCGCATCAAGATCGAGGACGGCGAGCCGATGGCCGCCATCGGCGATCATCTTCTGCCCATCGACGCCTATCCATTCCGACGCCCGGCCGTCGATGGCCAGGAGATCGTCATCGGCTTTAGACCCGAAGACATCCAGCTAGCCGACGAGCGGGCAACCCTGCCGACGCTTGCGGCGCCGATCACCTTCGTCGAACCGATGGGCGCAGATACACTTGTCTGGTTTACTCTCGCCGGGCAGAAGCTATCGGTTCGCCTACCCGCCGCAAAGGCGCGCGGGCTGTCGGACGACGCACGCCTGGCATTCAATCCGGCCACTGCCTCCATCTTCTCGAAGGAAAGCGAGCAGCGCCTCTGAGGTGCTGCAGTCGTAATTGCCGAATGCTGCAACTGCCTCCTTATCCTCAGCAGAGTTTCTCGATCAGCCGGTCCATCATGGCATCGCAGCGCTGCAGCTCTTGCTCTTCAATATATTCGTCCGGCTGATGCCCCTGGTCCATGTTGCCGGGGCCAATCACCACAGTTTCCAGATTCAGTCTTGTCGCGAACAATCCGGCCTCTGTGCCGAACGACACCTTGGTTGTTCGCGCCTCACCGAGCAGGTGCCTTCCGAAGATCGTAGCGGCACTGTCGTCCGATGTTGCAAGCCCGGGATAGGCGTTGCAGACCTCGATTTCGGGCTCGGCACCTGCAGAAGCGCGAATGCGGGCCAGGATAGCCTCCACATTGTCTTCCGCCAGATGGCGGATCTCGAAATCGACCAAGGCCCTCTCGGCAACGATATTGAGAACTTCTCCGCCGGCGATCTTGCCAGCATGAACTGTGGTGTAGGGGACCTCATAATCCGCATCCTGCCGGCCGGTGTCGGCGATCTCCTTTTGTAAGCCGCGAAGCATGCCGACAAAATCGCAGGCGAGCTGGATGGCATTGACGAAACGCGGCGCCAGCGAAGAATGACCGGCCTCGCCTCGAAAGCGGGCCTGCGCCGCGAGCTTCCCCTTGTGGCCGAGAGCAATCGACATGGACGTCGGCTCGCCGACGATGCAGAGCGTCGCCTTGAACTGCTCTTTCACCAAAACATCGATTAGCGACCGAACGCCGACGCAACCGATCTCTTCATCATGAGAGAAGGCTATATGCAGCGGCCGCTTCAACGCTTTTGCATCGATGCGATCAGCCGCTGCGAGCACACTGGCAAGGAAGCCCTTCATGTCGGTGGAACCTCGGCCATGTAGTCGCGTGCCCCGCCGCGTCAGCTTGAAAGGATCCGATGTCCACGCCTGTGTTGCAACCGGAACCACGTCCGTGTGGCCGGAGAGGACGATACCATCGTCCTGTTTCGGTCCGATGCTGGCGAACAGGTTCGCCTTTTCTCGGCTGCCGTCGGGAACAAGGCGGCACTCAAAACTGCGGTCGGTCAGATAGCCGCGGACAAAATCGACAAGCGGCAGATTGCTGTCGGCGCTGACGGTCGGGAAGGCGACAAGGCGATCGAGTAAGTCAAGCGTATTCAAGGTGTGCCCCCAAAAGAGGAAGGCCCGCATTCGCTGCGAGCCCTCCATCATGGTCTGTCTTCAATGGCGCACTAGTTCACTATCGTCTCTTCATCGGCCATCGTCTTGTTGATGTCGGCCAAAAGAGCGGCAATGTCCGCCTTCGGAAAAGCTTGGCGGAAGCGCCGGTCGAAGGTGGTGAACATGCCGAAGAAGGAGTTGGCGCAATGCTCCAACATGCGGTCCGCGGCAGCCTCGTCGATCGACAGATGCTTTTGCAGGAACTCGTTGAACTTGGCCCGTGCAATCGGGTTGGCGAGCACGAACACCGGCTGCGTGTCCCACTTCACTTCGCGGTGGCGCGAGGCACGCGAGCGGATCTGCAGCGGCGCTGTCAGGTGAATGTCGCGCGAGGACGAACCGATTTCGATTTGAACCGCATCGTCATCGAGGATCCAGCGGCCCTTTCCGGAATCGTAGAGCGCGAAATCAGCAGCGGGGATCGTCAGTATCACGCGCTTTGATTCACCGGGCTCTAGCTGCACCTTGGCGAAGGACTTCAGCTCGCGCTTCGGCCGTTGCAGTCTCGGCTTGCCGTAGCTGACGTAGAGTTGTGTGGCCTCCTTGCCGGCGACGGGGCCGGTGTTGGTCACCGTGAAGCTCGCGACGACCTCCTCGCCGGCATTCAGCTCCGAGCGGTCCAGTTTCAGGTCCGAATAGGCGAAACTGGTGTAGCTGAGGCCGAAGCCGAAGGGATATTGCGGCTCGATCTCGCGCGCATCGTACCAGCGATAGCCGACATGGATGCCTTCGCTGTAGTAGTGGCGGCCGTTCTCGCCGGGATAGCTGAGATATGAAGGCATGTCCTGTATGCGCTTCGGGAAGGTGGTGGTCAGCTTGCCCGAAGGATTGGCGACACCGAAGAGAATATCGGCAATGCCGCCACCGGTAGCCTGGCCCGAGAAGAACATCTCGACGATCGACTTGACTTCCGGGATCCACGGCATGACCACTGCGTCCGGGCTCGCTATGGCAACGACGACATTCGGGTTGACGGCAGCAACGGCGCTCACGAGCGCATCATGGCCCGGCGCAAGATCGAGAGTGGTGCGGTCCGAACCTTCGCCGTCATAACCGTTTTCGGTACAGACGAAGATGACCACGACATCGGCGCCACGTGCACCCTCGACGGCCTCCGCGATCAATGCCGGACGCTCGCCTTCCGCCTCGCTGGTGCCGCGGTACTGATCAACCTTGATCGCATCGCCAGCCAGCTTGACGATCTCATCGATCGGGACATCGACGAGGGTCGGCGTCGTGGTCGCACAACCCGAGCCCTGGATGACCGGAACGCCGGCGCCTTCGCCAATCACCACCATCCGTTTGACCTTGGCAGGCGTGATCGGCAGCACCTGATCGTCATTCTTGAGGAGGACCATTGATTCCGCCGCCATGCGGCGGGCCAGCTTGTGATGCGCTTCGCGGTCAAACACGGTGTCGCGACGTTCGCCGAGCTTGCCGGCGCGCACCAGCGCCAACACCCGCGCGCACGCTTCGTCGACGACGGCCATATCCACCGTGCCTGCTTCTATGGCTTGTAACAGATCGCTCTTGCGGGTTTCGCTCTCAGGCATATCTAGGTCGTTGCCGGCCTTGAGCGACGCTGGGCGATCCTTGATGCCGTGCCAGTCGGAAACCACGAGGCCTTCGTAACCCCACTCTTCACGCAGCACCTTCGTCAACAGCCAATGATCCTCGGCGGCCTGAACACCGTTCAGACGATTATAGGAACTCATGACAGTCCACGGCTTGCTCTTGGCAATCGCCCGCTGGAAGCCTTTCAGATAGATTTCGCGCAGCGCACGCTCGTCGACGACGGAATCCATCGACGTGCGCTCGACTTCGGAATTGTTGCAGGCGAAGTGCTTCAGCGAGGCGCCGACGCCATTTTCCTGCAAGCCGTTGATGACGCCGGCGGCGAAATCACCGCTGACAACCGGATCTTCGGCATAATATTCGTAGGAGCGGCCGCCGAGCGGCGTGCGACGGATGTTAATGCCCGGGCCGAGCAGCAGATGAACGCCGAATTCCTGGCATTCCATAGCCAATGCCGTACCGAGCTCGTGAGCGAGATCGACATCCCACGAGCAGCCGAGGCTGGAGCCGTTGGGGAAGCAGGTGGCCTGCTTCATCGCACCCCATGCCACTTCGACATGGCTGGCCCGCTGGCCGACAACGTTGAGGAAAGCGGAGAAGTCGACGCCGCCGGCCTGGTCGTTGTCGATCTGATGGATTGAGTAGCGCACGCCGTAGGTGCCGTCGGTCATGACAATGTTCGGAATGCCCAGGCGCTCGATCGCCTTGGTCTTCCACATGCGATGCCCAGCCAGAAGGGCGACTTTTTCCTCGTTCGTCATTTCCGCGATCAGTGCCGCGAAGTCACCATTCATAAGCTTGTCTGAATTCACGTTATGTCTCCAAGGTATTTCTGCACAGGCAATCTATGGAAGACCAGCCTTTTATGGTCGAGCGACACTAGACCATGGCCGGAAAAGCTATTGCGATCGATCTTGGCACTCGGCCGAGCGCAGAGAAACGATCTTTTTCCGAGGCGACGCTTCATCAAAAACTTGGCAGGTCGGATCAGTCCGACACCTTGCGTCGCTCCATGGCGGGCGCAACCATTCCAGGGATATAGTCATCCGACACGAAGGACTGGCAGTGCTGCTGAAACATCTCGATCAACCGTGACTTGCGGCTCTGATTCAGCGTGATGACTCCGACAACCATTGGCTTCTGACCGCCGGAGATTGGAACACGTACTAATGGCCGGCCGTCCATAGCCAGCTGCGACCGGGGGCGAACATTGGCGATCGTATAGCCGTAACCGTTTGCCACCATAGTGCGGATAATATCCTGATATGCCGAGCGCATGACGATTGTCGGCTCGACGCCTGATTTCGCAAATAGGCCGAGGAAATATTCGCGGCTGATGGGCAGATCCAGCAGGATCAAGGGCGCATCGACGAGTTCGTCAAGGCTAACGGAAGAATAGCGCGCGAAAGGGTGCTCCTCCGCGACCAGGATGTGCGGCGGCAGTGTGGCCAGCGGAACGAAGTCGAAGCCTTCAGGAATGAGAAGATCGTAACTCAACGCGACGTCGATCTCAGCATGCTGCAGTTTTTCCAGCAGCTCCTCATGGTCGCTAACGGTCTGAATGATCCGGGTTTCCGGGAAGGCGGATGTGAAAGAGTGCGAAAGCTCCGGCATGATCATCGAAGCCAGTGTGACCATGCAGCCGAGCGACAGCTGGCCTCTGATCTTATCGTTCACCTCCGAGGCAACGGTATAGATGTTTTCCGCCTGCTCCACGAGTTGCTTCGCCTCAACCAACATCAGCCGCCCGGCGGGCGTCAGCGAAAGCCCCTTCGCATGATGGCGCACGAAAAGCTGCGTTTGCAGCTCGGTCTCAAGATGGGTGATCGCCGTCGAAATCGATGGCTGGGAGATGTTCAGCCGCTCCGACGCCAGCGTGATACTTCCTGTCTCCGCAGTCGCAATGAAATATTCGATCTGGCGCAGGGTGTATCTCATCGCGCCTTTATAAATCCGCTAGCCAAAAGAACAAGCAACGATCGGGGTACTATTCGTCCCCGGGTACACCGAAGGACGGCGCCGCATTGGGGTCGAGCGCGCGCTTGACGTAATCTTCCATCTGCGGCTCGTAGACAGACCAGAGACCTTGTAGGGCCTCAATCGGTTGGTCATGCCAGTCCACCCGAAGATCGACGATCGGCCAGGCGACATTGCGCACGACCTTCAGCCCTGCCGAGCGCACCGGCCCTGCTTCTCCGCCCGCCTCAAGACCGGCAGCGAGGGCTTGAACCAGCCGCGATGGCAAGTCGCCGTTGGCCGCTTCGAAGGCTGCGATCATGCGCTGGGGCACATCGGGATTCGCCAGCAAATTGCCGGCGGCAATGCGGCCTGTTCCTTTCGCCAGCGCGTGGACACCCAGCGTCCGCTCGCCGGAATGCCCGGCAACGTTGCCTTGTGCATCAACGATGGCCAGCTGCCGATAGGCGGCAAAGGGCGTCGACAACACGAGGCGCCCCAGGGCCTCCTCGGCCGTTGCGCCCATTGCCAGCATTTCCAGACCCGAGATCCCCAGGCTTGGATCGGTAATGTTCTGGCTGGCGACGACACCAGCGCCGGCACGTGTATGCGAACAGCGTGCCGC is part of the Rhizobium jaguaris genome and encodes:
- a CDS encoding DUF1028 domain-containing protein — encoded protein: MTFSIAARCAETGMFGLAISSSSPAVAARCSHTRAGAGVVASQNITDPSLGISGLEMLAMGATAEEALGRLVLSTPFAAYRQLAIVDAQGNVAGHSGERTLGVHALAKGTGRIAAGNLLANPDVPQRMIAAFEAANGDLPSRLVQALAAGLEAGGEAGPVRSAGLKVVRNVAWPIVDLRVDWHDQPIEALQGLWSVYEPQMEDYVKRALDPNAAPSFGVPGDE
- the argE gene encoding acetylornithine deacetylase, producing the protein MNTLDLLDRLVAFPTVSADSNLPLVDFVRGYLTDRSFECRLVPDGSREKANLFASIGPKQDDGIVLSGHTDVVPVATQAWTSDPFKLTRRGTRLHGRGSTDMKGFLASVLAAADRIDAKALKRPLHIAFSHDEEIGCVGVRSLIDVLVKEQFKATLCIVGEPTSMSIALGHKGKLAAQARFRGEAGHSSLAPRFVNAIQLACDFVGMLRGLQKEIADTGRQDADYEVPYTTVHAGKIAGGEVLNIVAERALVDFEIRHLAEDNVEAILARIRASAGAEPEIEVCNAYPGLATSDDSAATIFGRHLLGEARTTKVSFGTEAGLFATRLNLETVVIGPGNMDQGHQPDEYIEEQELQRCDAMMDRLIEKLC
- a CDS encoding ABC transporter ATP-binding protein — translated: MTQISVIDANKSFGQQHILRDINLSIASGEFIVLLGSSGCGKSTLLNVIAGLEDLDTGKIIAGDQDVTNVDSSRRKMSMVFQSYALYPTMTVRKNLGFGLRVNKVPKAEIAKRVEWAANLLQLAPLLDRRPSQLSGGQRQRVAIGRALVRRSPICLFDEPLSNLDAKLRTEMRLEIKKLHQELRSTIVYVTHDQIEAMTLATRVAVMKSGKIEQYASPDELYEKPETLFVAGFVGSPGMNLLSARIKIEDGEPMAAIGDHLLPIDAYPFRRPAVDGQEIVIGFRPEDIQLADERATLPTLAAPITFVEPMGADTLVWFTLAGQKLSVRLPAAKARGLSDDARLAFNPATASIFSKESEQRL
- a CDS encoding LysR family transcriptional regulator, which produces MRYTLRQIEYFIATAETGSITLASERLNISQPSISTAITHLETELQTQLFVRHHAKGLSLTPAGRLMLVEAKQLVEQAENIYTVASEVNDKIRGQLSLGCMVTLASMIMPELSHSFTSAFPETRIIQTVSDHEELLEKLQHAEIDVALSYDLLIPEGFDFVPLATLPPHILVAEEHPFARYSSVSLDELVDAPLILLDLPISREYFLGLFAKSGVEPTIVMRSAYQDIIRTMVANGYGYTIANVRPRSQLAMDGRPLVRVPISGGQKPMVVGVITLNQSRKSRLIEMFQQHCQSFVSDDYIPGMVAPAMERRKVSD
- a CDS encoding beta-glucosidase family protein, coding for MNGDFAALIAEMTNEEKVALLAGHRMWKTKAIERLGIPNIVMTDGTYGVRYSIHQIDNDQAGGVDFSAFLNVVGQRASHVEVAWGAMKQATCFPNGSSLGCSWDVDLAHELGTALAMECQEFGVHLLLGPGINIRRTPLGGRSYEYYAEDPVVSGDFAAGVINGLQENGVGASLKHFACNNSEVERTSMDSVVDERALREIYLKGFQRAIAKSKPWTVMSSYNRLNGVQAAEDHWLLTKVLREEWGYEGLVVSDWHGIKDRPASLKAGNDLDMPESETRKSDLLQAIEAGTVDMAVVDEACARVLALVRAGKLGERRDTVFDREAHHKLARRMAAESMVLLKNDDQVLPITPAKVKRMVVIGEGAGVPVIQGSGCATTTPTLVDVPIDEIVKLAGDAIKVDQYRGTSEAEGERPALIAEAVEGARGADVVVIFVCTENGYDGEGSDRTTLDLAPGHDALVSAVAAVNPNVVVAIASPDAVVMPWIPEVKSIVEMFFSGQATGGGIADILFGVANPSGKLTTTFPKRIQDMPSYLSYPGENGRHYYSEGIHVGYRWYDAREIEPQYPFGFGLSYTSFAYSDLKLDRSELNAGEEVVASFTVTNTGPVAGKEATQLYVSYGKPRLQRPKRELKSFAKVQLEPGESKRVILTIPAADFALYDSGKGRWILDDDAVQIEIGSSSRDIHLTAPLQIRSRASRHREVKWDTQPVFVLANPIARAKFNEFLQKHLSIDEAAADRMLEHCANSFFGMFTTFDRRFRQAFPKADIAALLADINKTMADEETIVN